A single region of the Marinobacter salinus genome encodes:
- a CDS encoding nucleotidyltransferase family protein, whose translation MNDWRILAKISECSSLASLQAPLLLAIGTFIINFSPFADDQEFPTIILAAGASSRMGRSKALLPLAFQQGILLDRAIDLGRSLSRDVRVVCGAGYPLIRFRCSAQPSAWIKAPDWQEGLAASLVAGIASVGPKAKGVFILLADQPMLDIASLRAFGEAARFLPGQPLAADYNGRPGVPAYLPRWLWPELLTLTGDRGAGGVLAEVAATRVDIPGVHDDVDTPEDWYRIKYRLSQTGQPTRQSRR comes from the coding sequence TTGAATGATTGGCGAATTCTAGCAAAAATCAGTGAGTGCAGCAGTCTGGCATCGCTTCAGGCTCCATTACTTCTTGCTATCGGTACTTTCATTATCAACTTCTCACCTTTTGCAGACGATCAGGAGTTTCCGACAATCATCCTTGCCGCTGGCGCTTCCAGTCGCATGGGTCGATCAAAAGCACTTCTGCCTCTTGCGTTTCAGCAGGGCATACTGCTCGACAGGGCGATAGACCTGGGGCGTAGCCTGAGTCGGGATGTGCGTGTGGTTTGTGGCGCAGGTTACCCGCTCATCCGCTTTCGTTGCAGCGCGCAGCCATCGGCCTGGATTAAAGCGCCGGACTGGCAAGAAGGACTCGCGGCTTCATTGGTAGCTGGCATCGCCAGTGTCGGGCCCAAGGCAAAGGGCGTGTTTATTTTGCTGGCAGACCAGCCGATGCTGGACATCGCCTCACTCAGGGCGTTTGGAGAAGCTGCTCGCTTCTTGCCAGGACAGCCACTGGCAGCGGATTATAACGGTAGACCGGGCGTACCTGCTTATCTGCCACGATGGCTGTGGCCGGAGCTGTTGACCCTGACCGGCGATCGCGGCGCTGGGGGTGTACTTGCTGAAGTGGCGGCAACCCGGGTTGATATTCCGGGGGTCCACGACGATGTGGACACACCGGAAGACTGGTATCGGATAAAGTACCGGCTTAGCCAAACAGGCCAGCCAACCAGGCAATCCCGACGCTGA